The following are encoded in a window of Betaproteobacteria bacterium genomic DNA:
- the miaB gene encoding tRNA (N6-isopentenyl adenosine(37)-C2)-methylthiotransferase MiaB: MSTQGKVYIKTFGCQMNEYDSDKMAGVLRESGGLELTHNPEEADVILFNTCSVREKAQEKVFSDLGRVRHLKEANPHVLIGVGGCVASQEGHAIVKRAPYVDLVFGPQTLHRLPALIKARREQGRPQVDISFPEIEKFDHLPPAKVESVRAFVSIMEGCSKYCSFCVVPYTRGEEVSRGLDDVLTEAAGLADQGVKELTLLGQNVNAYRGKMARGEVADFALLLEYLAEIPGLERLRFTTSHPKEFTQRLIEAYERVPQLMSQLHLPVQSGSDRILAAMKRGYTALEYKSIVRRLRAVRPGISLSSDFIVGFPGETEEDFSATMKLIDDVRFDGSFSFLYSPRPGTPAANLPDDTPAQIKLQRLQRLQARIAEQASAVSAAMVGTRQRILVDGHGRKELSQVSGRTENNRVVNFPGPARWIGEFVEVTITEALTNSLRGRPVLNLH; this comes from the coding sequence ATGAGCACCCAGGGCAAGGTCTACATCAAGACCTTTGGCTGCCAGATGAACGAGTACGATTCGGACAAGATGGCCGGTGTACTGCGGGAGTCTGGAGGATTGGAACTCACGCACAACCCGGAAGAAGCGGACGTCATCCTGTTCAACACGTGCTCCGTGCGCGAAAAAGCCCAGGAGAAAGTTTTCTCCGACTTGGGCCGCGTTCGCCATCTGAAGGAGGCCAACCCCCATGTGCTGATCGGCGTGGGCGGCTGTGTTGCCAGCCAAGAGGGCCACGCAATCGTCAAGCGCGCGCCGTACGTGGATCTCGTGTTCGGGCCGCAGACCTTGCACCGGCTTCCGGCCCTCATTAAAGCCAGGCGCGAACAGGGCCGCCCGCAGGTGGATATCAGCTTTCCGGAGATCGAGAAATTCGATCACCTCCCACCCGCGAAGGTGGAGAGTGTGCGCGCTTTCGTATCCATCATGGAAGGTTGTAGCAAGTACTGCAGCTTTTGCGTGGTGCCCTACACCCGCGGCGAGGAAGTTTCCCGTGGTTTGGATGACGTATTGACGGAGGCTGCCGGCCTCGCCGACCAGGGTGTCAAGGAACTGACTCTACTGGGCCAGAACGTGAACGCCTACCGGGGCAAGATGGCGCGCGGAGAAGTGGCGGACTTCGCTTTGCTGCTGGAGTATCTGGCTGAGATTCCGGGGCTGGAGCGCCTACGGTTCACCACCTCGCACCCGAAAGAGTTCACGCAGCGATTGATCGAGGCCTACGAACGCGTTCCCCAGCTGATGAGCCAGTTACACCTGCCCGTGCAGTCGGGATCGGACCGCATTCTCGCCGCCATGAAGCGCGGCTATACGGCCTTGGAGTACAAGTCCATCGTGCGGCGCCTGCGTGCCGTACGGCCCGGCATTTCGCTCAGTTCCGATTTCATCGTGGGCTTTCCCGGCGAAACGGAAGAAGATTTCTCGGCGACCATGAAACTCATCGACGATGTCCGCTTCGATGGCAGCTTCAGCTTCTTGTACAGCCCGCGCCCCGGCACGCCGGCGGCGAATCTGCCCGACGACACGCCCGCGCAAATCAAACTTCAACGCCTGCAACGCTTGCAAGCCCGCATCGCCGAGCAAGCCAGCGCCGTGAGCGCCGCGATGGTGGGAACACGGCAGCGCATCTTGGTGGACGGGCACGGGAGGAAGGAATTGAGCCAAGTCAGCGGCCGCACGGAAAACAACCGCGTGGTCAATTTTCCTGGCCCCGCGCGCTGGATTGGCGAGTTCGTGGAAGTAACCATCACCGAGGCGTTAACCAACTCGCTGCGCGGGCGCCCCGTGCTCAACCTGCATTGA